The Gemmatimonadaceae bacterium nucleotide sequence TCGCCGACCGCTACCATGTGCTGCGCAAGCTGGGCGAGGGCGGCATGGGGCAGGTGTATCTTGCCGAACACGTGAAGATGGGGCGCAAGAGCGCCGTGAAGGTGATGAATCCGGGGATGGTGCACGACGCCGACGCGATCAGCCGGTTCAATCGCGAGGCGGCCAACGCCAGCCGGATCAACCACCCCAACGTGGCGGCGGTGTACGACTTCGGGGAGACGGGCGAGGGGCTGATCTATCTGGCCATGGAGTTCGTGGAGGGGCCGCCGCTCACGTCGCTCATCGAGCAGCAGGGGGCGCTGCCGCCGCTCCGGGCGGCCGACATCGCGCGGCAGACGGCCGACGCGCTCACGGTGGCGCACGACATGGGGATCGTGCACCGCGACCTCAAGCCCGACAACATCATGGTGGCCAGGAACCGTGACGGGTCGGATCTGGTGAAGGTCGTGGACTTCGGGATTGCCAAGGCCGCCGACAACGAGAAACAGAAGGTGACCAAGACGGGGCTGGTGGTGGGGACGCCGGAGTACATGAGCCCCGAGCAGTTGGCCGGCGACAAGCTGGACGGGCGGAGCGACATCTATTCGTTGGGGCTGGTGGCGTTCAACATGCTCACCGGCAAGCTGCCCTTCCCGAGCGAGTCGGCGCAGGAGGCGATGATCATGCGCCTCACCGACAAGCCCAAGCCGCTCGCCGAGATGAAGCCCGACGTGGCGTGGACGCCCGAAGTGCAGGCGGTGATGGACAAGGTGCTGGAGCGCGACGCCAACCTGCGCTACCAGACGGCGGCGCAGTTCGGACGCGACCTGCTGCGCGCCGTGGAGGCGATGCCGCAGAGCGTGGCGGCGGCGGCGGGCACGCAGGTGATCGGCGCGCCGTCGGTGGCGGCGGCAGCGGCCGGCGCGACGGCGGCCATTCCGGCCACGCGCGTGGCGGGAGCGGCGGATGCGGTGGTCAAGCAGGCGCCGGCGCCCACGCCGGCGGGCAAGAGCAAGACGCCGTTGATCGCGGCCATCGTGACGGTGGTGGTGTTGGGGGGCGGGACGACGGCGGTGTGGATGATGCGCGGATCGCCGGCCAAGGCGACGCCGGCGAACCCGCCGGCGACGATGGCCGATAGCACGGTGGGCGGCGCGGGCGGCGCGGTGCGGAAGCCGGAGGAGACGAAGAAGGGCGCCGCGGCGCCGGTGGGAGGAACGGAGAAGCTGAGCAAGCCGCTGGCGACGAATCCGACGGGGACGAGTCCGGCGGTGAAGACTCCGCCGGCGAATTCGCAGACGGCGGCGGTGAATGTGGACGCGGAACTGAACCGGATCGACGCATTGGCCAACGATGAGAACACCGCGGACCAGGCGCTGCAGGCGTTGGATCAACTGGAGAAGCAGGCCCTCAATCGCATGAGTGCCGATCAGGTGGCCGCCGCTGACCTGTACAAGGCCTTTGCGCTGATGAGCAAGAATGACACCGCGGGTGCGTGCAAGGCCGCCAAGAACGGGTACGCCATCGTTTCCGATTCCAAGTTGAAGCGCAAGCTGGAACCCATCGCGACCCACTGTCCATAACCGGCCCTTGACCTCGCTCACCATGCCCTCCCCCGGCGGCGCTGCCCGCGGATCCGTGATCGTCCACGTCTTCGGCAAGACGGACGTGGGACGCACCCGCGAGCACAACGAGGACGCCTTCGTCGTCGCCGACCTCACGGCCGACGACGCGTCGCTGCAGCCGTCGGTGCGCACGCACACCGCCGGCCCCCGCGGGTCGCTGTTCATGGTGGCCGACGGCATGGGCGGCGCCGCGGCCGGCGAGATCGCCAGCGAGATGGCCACCAACATCGTGCTCCGCGAACTGCGCCGCGATTGGCTGCCGCACGTCCATCCGTCGGCCGCGGCGTTCGCCTCCGCCCTCAAGCGCGCCGCCGCCGTGGCCAACGCCGAGATCAACGCCTACGCCGCCAACCACGCCGAATACCGCGGCATGGGCACCACGGCCACGATCGCCGGCCTGCTCGGCGACACGCTGTACCTGGTCCAGGTGGGCGACAGCCGCGCCTATATCGTGCGCGACGGCGAGGCCCGCCAGATCACCAAGGACCAGTCGCTGATGCAGAAGCTGGTGGAGGCCGGCGAGCTGACCGAGGAGGAAGCCGAACGCAGCGAGCGGCGTAACATCATCCTCCAGGCCCTCGGCCCCGAATCCACGGTCAAAGTGGACCTCACGCATCAGCGCGTGCGCCGCGGCGACACGCTCGTGCTGTGCAGCGACGGGCTGTCGGGACAGGTCACGCGCCAGGAGATCGCCCAGGCCGTGGTCGAGGAGCACGACCTCATGGCCACCTGCAAGCGGCTCATCGACCTGGCCAACTCGGCCGGCGGCCCCGACAACATCACGGTGATCGCGGCGCGCTTCGACGGCGAGGGGCTCGAGGACGTGGCCGAGGGCGACCATGTGGGGCACCGCGTGTTCCCGCTGGGAGAGCCGGGCCATACGCCGGCCATGGGCATGGACCGCGTCGTGGACGAGGCGAGCCAGCGCACCACGGTGCCCATCCACGCGGTTTCGGCCGCCGAGGTGCCGGAGACCGAAGCTGCCGTGACCCCGATGGTGAGCGAGGAGCGCCGGGCCCGCGGCCTCGCCATCCAGCGCATGCTCCTGGCCGTCCTCGCCGTGGTCATCGTGCTCGCCGCGGCGTGGTGGCTGTTGCACGGTCCGCGCGACTGACGTGGCGCTCGAGATCCGCATCCTGGACGGCGCCCGCGCCGGCCAGCGCGAGGTGTTCGAGAAGTCGGTGATCGCCGTGGGACGCCACCCGCTGAGCGATCTACGATTCGATCCCGAGCGCGACCTGGACGTGTCCACCAAGCACGCCGAGATCCGCGGCGTGAACGGACGCTACGTCATCCACGACAACACGAGCACCAACGGGACGTACGTGAACGGCGAGCGCGTCCTGCCCGACCGCGAACTGGCGGACGGCGACCGGATCGCGTTCGGCGAGCACGGGCCGCAGGTGGAGATCCGCATCGTCGCATCGGCGCCGGCGCCGGCGCCCGCCACGCGCCTCGGCCACGAGTCGCCGGTGCGGCCCATGGCCGCCGCGACCGTCAGGGAGACGCCGCGGCGCTCCACCACCGAGCGCATCGCGATCGCCGTGCAGGAACACACGTCGCGCCTCACCCGCCTGTTCTTCGCCGCCGTGGTCGTGCTCGGCGCCGGCATCGGCGTGGCGTTCTGGGCCGGACACCGCGCCGCGGCCGCGCAGGTGGCGCAGCTCCAGCAGATGCTCGCCCAGAACGAATCGGCCTCGACGGCGCTGGATGCGCGTCTGCATGCCATGGCCGACACCAACTTCTCGCACGCACTCGCGCGGCGCAGCGATTCGTTGCGGGCCCGCATCGCGCGCACGCCCGGGAACTCGGCCGGCGCCATCGACTCCATCCGCTCGGCGCTCGAGTCGCAGCACGCGCTGGTGACGATGGACGTACCGTCGATCAATGCCCGCAACGCGCCGGCCGTGGCCATGCTCTACTCGGATTTCGACGGCCACTATTTTGCGGGCACCGCGTTCGCCGTCACACCGGGCGGGCTGCTGGTCACCAACCGGCACAACGTGCAGAACGCCGACGGCACCCGCGCTACGCGCCTCGCCGTCACCTTCCGCAACACGGACGACGTGTGGCCGGCGCACGTGGTGCGGGTGAGCGATGACACGTCGGTGGATCTGGCGCTCATCCAGATGGACCGCGGCGGGCCCTTTACCACCGTGCAGGGCATCAGCCCGTCGGCCGCCGCCGCGCCCGAGGGCGCCCCCGTGCTGACCATCGGATTCCCGCTCGCCACCGATCTGCCCATGGAGGGCAGCGGCGCGAATATGATTGCCAAGACCACGCTCGATCCCGGCACGGTGAGCAAGCGCGTGTCCACGGTGCTGCAGATCGATTCCTACGCGGCGCACGGCTCCAGCGGGAGCCCGGTGTTCAACGCGCAGGGCAACGTGGTGGGCGTGGTGTTCGGCGGCCCCGCGGAGGCGGCGGGCCGCATCGTCTACGCGGTGCCGGCCGACAAGCTCGCCGCGTTCCTCGGGTCAGACGCCCCCGGCATCATCAAATAGACCCGCGGGTGGGCATCCAGAACGGAGAGTGAGCACAGGATGCTCCGGATTGGACGGATGCTACGGCTAGCACACTTGGGGGCTTCGGGGGTGAGATCTTCCCGCCGGAGCCCCCTATTGCTTGATCAGGAGCATCCGTCCGATCCGGAGCACCTGTTCAACCCCTGGGTTCTGGATGCCCACCCGGCGTGAACTTGCCCAGCACGCGCGGGCCCCGGGCGCCGGTAGCGCGCGGCACGTTGCCGGGCAGGCGCTCCAGGAACAGGTGCGCCAGCAGCGCGAACGCCACCGCCTCCTTGGCCTCGTCGTCGAAGTAGGCGTCGCTGAACCGGCGCACCGACATCGGCGCCAGTTCGCGGCGGATGGCCTCCACGAGCGCGCCGTTCCTGGCGCCGCCGCCGGACAGCAGCACCTCCGCCGCCGGCTCGGGCATGAACCGGCGATAGGCGTCGGCGATGCTGCGCGCCGTGAGCTGGGTGGCCGTGGCGGCCACGTCGGCCGGCGACGCATCGGGCACCGCGTCGCGGCACATCGCGATCACGCGTTCGGCGTACGCCGCGCCGAACAGCTCGCGTCCCGTGGACTTGGGCGGCTCGGCGGCAAAGTAGGGATCGGCGAGCAGTGCATCCACCACGCGCTCGATGGCCGTGCCGGCCCGCGCCAGCTCGCCGTCCACGTCGAACCGGCGGCGCGCATCGAGGGCGCGCACCACGCCGTCGATCACCGCCACGCCGGGCCCCGTGTCGAACGCGCGCACCGCCGACAGGTCTCCGTTCGGCGGGACGATCGTGACGTTGCCGATGCCGCCCAGATTCTGCAGCGCGCGCCAGTCGTCGCCGGCAAAGAGCAGCGCGTCGGCCATCGGGACCAGGGGCGCGCCCTGCCCGAGCGCCGCCACGTCGCGCACGCGGAAGTCGCTCACCACGTCCACGCCCGTGCGCTCGGCGATCACCGCCGACTCGCCGATCTGCCAGGTGGCATGCGGCGGCTCGTGCCAGAGGGTCTGCCCGTGCGACGCGATGGCGCGCACCTCGCGGCGCGCCACGCCCGCCTCGGCCATCACCGCGACGGCGGCGTCGGCCAGCCACCCGCCGAGGTCGAATTGCAGGAGGCAGTACTCCTGCGCCGTGCCGATGGACATCGCGCGGTGCAGCGCGTCGCGCTGCGCGGCGTCGTACTCGCGCACCACGAACGCGATCAGTTCGGGCTCGAGCCGGGCGTCGCGCTCGTGAAAGCGCACGGCCACGGCGGAGATGCCGTCGAGCGACGTGCCCGACATCAGCCCCACGTACACGGGCGGGCGCGCCGCCGGCGACGCGGGCCCGCTCACGGGACGGGGGGCGGGTTGCGGCCGATCACGCGGCGGATGACGCCGCCCTCGCGATCGAGCGCCTGCTCGGCCGCGGCGCGATCGACGCCCAGAAAGTGCATGACGATCGCCGTCTTCACGCTGGCGCCGGCGGCGGCCAGCAGGGCGCGCGCTTCGTCGGGCGAGACGTCGCACACTTCGACCACGATGCGCCGGCTGCGCTCGGCCAGCTTGGCGTTGGTGGCTTGCAGGTCCACCATCAGATTGCCGTACGTCTTGCCCAGGCGGATCATCGCGCCGGTGGTGATCATGTTGAGCACGAGCTTGGTGGCCGTGCCCGCCTTGAGGCGCGTGGACCCGGTGACTGCCTCGGGTCCGGTAATGGGCAGGATGACGAGGTCGGCCGCCGGCTCGTTGGACGCCGGCGGCGGCGAACAGGCGATGAACGCGGTGCTCGCGCCCACCGCCTTGGCATGCGCGAGCGCGCGATGCACGTACGGCGTGGTGCCCGAGGCGGCGATGCCGATCACGAAGTCGCCGCGGCGCACGCCCGCCGCGTCGAGATCGCGCACCGCGTCCTCGACGCGGTCCTCGGCGCTCTCCTGCGAGCGCGTGAGCGCCGGCAGCCCGCCGGCGATGATCCCCTGCACCATCTCGGGATCAGAGCCGAAGGTGGGCGGGCATTCGGACGCGTCGAGCACGCCCAGGCGGCCGGAGGTGCCGGCGCCCACGTAGAACAGCCGGCCGCCGCGGCGAAAGGTCAGTTCCGCCTGGGCGATCGCCGCGGCGATACGCTCGCGTTCGCCGTGCACGGCCGCCGGCACGGCGCGATCCTCGGCCGCGAGCAGGTCGACGATTTCGATCGGCGTGGCGAGATCGATGTCGGCCGTGCCCGGATTACGCTGCTCGGTGATGCGCGGATCGTTCGCTGTGGCCACGTCGGACGAATGAGGGACGTGCTACTGGATCACGACCGGTGCGTTGAGCTTCACCGTCATGTTGCTGCCCTGCGCGATGCAGCCCTCGAAGTTTGCCGTCGTGGCGGCCACGGCGCCACCCGCCGCCGCGCCGGCCACCCCGCCGACTACGGCGCCCTGGTTGCTCTTGCCCAGGATCTTGCCGGCGATGGCGCCGATCAGGGCCCCACCCACCACCTTCTGCACGTCCTTGGACGTGGGCTCGTTGCGCACTCGCTCGATGGTCTCGGCGGTGACCGTGGCGCTCACGACGTACGTGCGGCCATCAACGACCACCGACTTCACGTCGAAGCCCATGTCGATGGGGTCCTTGATGTTCTCGCTGCGCTTGAGCGCCGTGATCTGCATGTGCACGGTGGCGCCGGCCGGAATGCTCACGCCGTTGCTGCCGGCCACCGTTTCGGCCACCGTGGCCGAGACGAGATCGCCCACCTTGTGCGTGTTGGTGCACACGCGCTGGTCGGGGTGCAGCAGGAGCGACGTGCCCGCGGCGACCTCGCCGCCGACCGGACGCGCCGGCTGCGTCCGGATGGGTTCCACGGGCGGCCGGGCGGGCGTCGAGGGCCTGGCAGCCACGGGGGTGCGCCGCTTCGTGGCGGGCGCGGGGGCGGGGGCAGGCGCCTGTGTCGTGTCGCTGAGCGCCGGCTGGGTGGCCGCCGCGGGCGCCACCTGGAGGCTCGTCGAGTCCGTGCTGGCCGCCTTCTGTTCGCCACCGCAGGCCGCGAGCAGAACCGTCATCGCGAGCGCCGCACTCATCCGGCCGATATATTCTGGCATCGTCGTCCCCCTGTGTATGGATCGCCTCTGGTGCATGAAGTATACACAGATTGTCCGCGGCCGTCGGGCGTCGTGATCGCCGCCGCCCGCTCCGACCCACCCACTTCCGCATGAGCGACCGGCCCACCCTGCGGCGCCTGCTCCCCTACTATCGCCCCTACCGGCGAAAGATGGTGCTGGGGCTGTTCCTGACGGTCGTGTCATACGCGTTCTCAACCGCCGGCCCGTGGTTCCTGCGCGCCGCCGTGGATGATTTCGTATCGCGGGCGCCGCTGGTCAAGATCTGGCTCCTGGTGGGCGCGATGCTGGGCGTGGCGCTCGTGGCCGGCTTCTTCCGGTTCCTGATGCGCGAGCTGCTCAACAGCGTGAGCCGGTGGATCGAGTACGACCTCCGCAACGACCTGTTCGCCAAGCTGGAGACGCTCGATGCGGCGTATTTCGCGCGCATGCGCACGGGCGACCTGATGGCGCGGCTCACCAACGACCTCTCGGCGGTGCGGA carries:
- the murQ gene encoding N-acetylmuramic acid 6-phosphate etherase, with product MATANDPRITEQRNPGTADIDLATPIEIVDLLAAEDRAVPAAVHGERERIAAAIAQAELTFRRGGRLFYVGAGTSGRLGVLDASECPPTFGSDPEMVQGIIAGGLPALTRSQESAEDRVEDAVRDLDAAGVRRGDFVIGIAASGTTPYVHRALAHAKAVGASTAFIACSPPPASNEPAADLVILPITGPEAVTGSTRLKAGTATKLVLNMITTGAMIRLGKTYGNLMVDLQATNAKLAERSRRIVVEVCDVSPDEARALLAAAGASVKTAIVMHFLGVDRAAAEQALDREGGVIRRVIGRNPPPVP
- a CDS encoding anhydro-N-acetylmuramic acid kinase, encoding MSGPASPAARPPVYVGLMSGTSLDGISAVAVRFHERDARLEPELIAFVVREYDAAQRDALHRAMSIGTAQEYCLLQFDLGGWLADAAVAVMAEAGVARREVRAIASHGQTLWHEPPHATWQIGESAVIAERTGVDVVSDFRVRDVAALGQGAPLVPMADALLFAGDDWRALQNLGGIGNVTIVPPNGDLSAVRAFDTGPGVAVIDGVVRALDARRRFDVDGELARAGTAIERVVDALLADPYFAAEPPKSTGRELFGAAYAERVIAMCRDAVPDASPADVAATATQLTARSIADAYRRFMPEPAAEVLLSGGGARNGALVEAIRRELAPMSVRRFSDAYFDDEAKEAVAFALLAHLFLERLPGNVPRATGARGPRVLGKFTPGGHPEPRG
- a CDS encoding Stp1/IreP family PP2C-type Ser/Thr phosphatase; amino-acid sequence: MIVHVFGKTDVGRTREHNEDAFVVADLTADDASLQPSVRTHTAGPRGSLFMVADGMGGAAAGEIASEMATNIVLRELRRDWLPHVHPSAAAFASALKRAAAVANAEINAYAANHAEYRGMGTTATIAGLLGDTLYLVQVGDSRAYIVRDGEARQITKDQSLMQKLVEAGELTEEEAERSERRNIILQALGPESTVKVDLTHQRVRRGDTLVLCSDGLSGQVTRQEIAQAVVEEHDLMATCKRLIDLANSAGGPDNITVIAARFDGEGLEDVAEGDHVGHRVFPLGEPGHTPAMGMDRVVDEASQRTTVPIHAVSAAEVPETEAAVTPMVSEERRARGLAIQRMLLAVLAVVIVLAAAWWLLHGPRD
- a CDS encoding protein kinase, which encodes MSQLKICPQCGAEYELDQRFCPKDGTTLRMQGSENDLVGSIIADRYHVLRKLGEGGMGQVYLAEHVKMGRKSAVKVMNPGMVHDADAISRFNREAANASRINHPNVAAVYDFGETGEGLIYLAMEFVEGPPLTSLIEQQGALPPLRAADIARQTADALTVAHDMGIVHRDLKPDNIMVARNRDGSDLVKVVDFGIAKAADNEKQKVTKTGLVVGTPEYMSPEQLAGDKLDGRSDIYSLGLVAFNMLTGKLPFPSESAQEAMIMRLTDKPKPLAEMKPDVAWTPEVQAVMDKVLERDANLRYQTAAQFGRDLLRAVEAMPQSVAAAAGTQVIGAPSVAAAAAGATAAIPATRVAGAADAVVKQAPAPTPAGKSKTPLIAAIVTVVVLGGGTTAVWMMRGSPAKATPANPPATMADSTVGGAGGAVRKPEETKKGAAAPVGGTEKLSKPLATNPTGTSPAVKTPPANSQTAAVNVDAELNRIDALANDENTADQALQALDQLEKQALNRMSADQVAAADLYKAFALMSKNDTAGACKAAKNGYAIVSDSKLKRKLEPIATHCP
- a CDS encoding trypsin-like peptidase domain-containing protein gives rise to the protein MALEIRILDGARAGQREVFEKSVIAVGRHPLSDLRFDPERDLDVSTKHAEIRGVNGRYVIHDNTSTNGTYVNGERVLPDRELADGDRIAFGEHGPQVEIRIVASAPAPAPATRLGHESPVRPMAAATVRETPRRSTTERIAIAVQEHTSRLTRLFFAAVVVLGAGIGVAFWAGHRAAAAQVAQLQQMLAQNESASTALDARLHAMADTNFSHALARRSDSLRARIARTPGNSAGAIDSIRSALESQHALVTMDVPSINARNAPAVAMLYSDFDGHYFAGTAFAVTPGGLLVTNRHNVQNADGTRATRLAVTFRNTDDVWPAHVVRVSDDTSVDLALIQMDRGGPFTTVQGISPSAAAAPEGAPVLTIGFPLATDLPMEGSGANMIAKTTLDPGTVSKRVSTVLQIDSYAAHGSSGSPVFNAQGNVVGVVFGGPAEAAGRIVYAVPADKLAAFLGSDAPGIIK